The nucleotide window TCTTAAACAGCTATTCCCACTTTATATGATAAATCCATATGTAGGGGCACGTGGTCCGCTTTCATTTCCAGACTTTTCAATTCACTACATCGGATCTTTTGCAGATGGAAACAATGTCGTTTTAAAAGACATTAGCAAAAGTCAAACAAAACGTGTTTTTTATAATTGGGATATACAAAAGGAAACTGGAGAAGCCGTCATTATTCCCAGGGACAAAATAGTACGACATTCTGATTATACAGAGAGCTCATGTGTGAATATTTACGCTGATTCAACGAACACGCATCCTGGATACTGTCAGTTAAAGGTGCCTGTAGCTGCTGCTGGAATGAGTGtaattaatgttttacaaaaggGATCTCAAAAATTTCTAAAAGAAATAGAAGTAGAGATCGATGTTTCTCTTCCTAAGGATGTAGATATCAAGCATAAAGGCTTATTTTGTGATGCATTTCCTCCATCAACACAGGAGTGGAAAGTTCGAGAAAGGAAGTTTACGTTTCCCTCTCGTCATCTTATGCgtaagattttgaaaatgaactGTACATTGATTAAAAAAGCACATCCCAGGAGTAAAGAACCCGACATAGAATGGAAGTACAATTTTTCTATGGCTGAACACGTCATCTTTACGGGAGGTGTTACTGAATCCCAACTTCATGGATTCTTTGTCTTTAAAGTTTTAGTTGACAACGCTACTTTTCATCTGACGAAACAGTTGAAGAATAAGCATTTGAAAGCTGCGTATTTGTATGCACTTGAAGAAATTCCTTGTGAGGCCTGGGAAACCAATTTCAGTGGATGCATCTTATTTGTTCTAAGCACTTTAATCAAGTGTTTAAAGGCCAAATTTCTACCACATTACTTCATTTCTACCAGCAATCTTGTCGACTGCTTTCACGCTGAAGAAATTGAAGCTCTTTGCATTAATGTGGAATGTATCCGTGCGTTTCCAGTAACGATAATCGAGAACATAGCCGAAAACCATGGATATAGTTATGCGCCAAAATTGATCAAAATGACCTTTGAAAACTGCAAGACTTTTGTGTACAACAAAGATTTGGCGTCAGTGTGTATGGATGCGTTCATACCTGGAACAATTGGCTCAGTTAAAACCTTAACAAGACTTGGATTTTATAGATCTGCATTTCAGCTACTTCAATACATCCACGAGCAGATGCTGCTAATGCCCATGCCAGATGGCGGCTTTTCTATACCCAGTTTTATAGAATTTTTTCAAATGGCTCTAAACAACATACGCCAGAGATCGTCCCGAGTTATTTTGGCAAATCTGTTTGACATACGTTATCAGACCAACATCTTGAATGAATACATCGACAATGGTAAAACATTTGCAAAAGATATCCTGCCCTGGAAGGTGAATTTCCAAATTGGATGGACGGAAATCCCaatagaaaagaaaacagaTTTCTCTTCTCTCGCTGACATTTTCTACAGAGAAAGTTTAAGAGAATACGAGAAACGCAATTCAACACTGGCAACTTTGACTCTTGAGACAGCAATACTGTGCATTCAAAAGGCCATCGAGATGGACACAATAAGTACGGATGAAATACAGGACAAGACTCTTAAAGAAGAAATACTTACTCAACAGGACCTGGTAGTGATGGACCTGAAAAGAAAGCTGAAGTTATACTATATTCATATGTATCATGTATCGGGGCTATATTGCGCATTTGCGCCATTGCAAAACCATATGGATGACATCGAAAATCTTTGCAAGGAGCTTCCAGAAATGACTTGTTTTGTCGCTTTAATGTTTAGATATTTGTACCGACGCGACAAAGCTTTAGAGTATGAGGCATTAGGTAACAGTTATCTTAAACAAAGAAAGCCTGTGTTGCGTGAGCTATAGGCCAATCTGAAAACATGAGTTACCGTTCCTTGATCCTGAACGTAGTGCACTCACGTAGTTTAGTTTTAGAGTTCCGGGAAGAATACTCGggaagcgtcattatcaacggtgcagaaggccgcaaagatattgttgtataattttacaaCAATCACGTCATcaaatatgttaacgttaataaaaattcaaaatgcatatGTTTCCTtcatacatgtgaaaataaccaactttgcatgtaaaaataatggaaaattaatgtaatGAAAGGAGAACTCCCACTCAAGATTCACGTATTTTGTGACTGAAAGATATTGCATAAATTTCCTGAGGATCTTTACTCTGGATATTTTATAACCCCCTAGTTTTAACACAGTCAGATTTATGATAAAATGTCAGAGGTcgcttgttcaatatcaatgtagtactCATGAAACATTAAGCCATATTTAAAAGTTGtgacactatatacatgtacgtctaGAGGAAAGATAAATTTCCAGTGGATCACTGAGGAACATCCCATTTATACTTATACACCATGCTACCACGTCCTGATCATATCAAGCAAGCTGCTACTGATCATCATGTAACCATCGGTTAATTTCAAGAACTTGCTTGGTTGCTTGTTTTCTATTTTCTTCACCAAAAATCTCATGAACATGTCTGTCCCTGAAACTCAGCCGAATATATTACTTCCCAACTcgcatatatttttaatattttttacatataactcagtggcggatccaagaTTTCCGAAAATGGGAGGACATATGTGAATGTCAAGTATCAGTGAAAATACTCAGCCACTTTGGGTGCAAAATCTGGAGTtatactcaaattattttgtaaatctgTGTCGAAAAGGGGGTAGTGGTTCCCCTCTAATTCCGTCATTCCAATTTCTGttaggcaaaaaaaaaaaaaatgttggtttccactttccctaCCTACTCTAACAATTTCTGCCGAttctaacacatttttttccattctcacagattttgcaaatgtcatcactacaacaagagtatatttattaacttatttatcaagttatttattatgcactaatactagacagattccaaaacacagaagCAGCTTTTGTTGACAGTAAAGTGAAGAAATGTATTGATTCATTATATAAAGTTTATTTAATTACTAAATAATCGCTTTATTTTATGCACAGTAGAATACTAAATCATTAGAAATTTATACAACCTATGaaatcaaaaaagaaaaaatataaccCACCTACGTACTCTTAAAAATTTTGAgatgaaagtggaaaccaacatatatttttGGGGGGCCTTATGATacgtacatgtacctatataaTCACTCAAACTTACTTATCCGTCAGAGTACATCTGAGAGTGGCACGTGCCCCAGGACCACACCTATTAAAACTATGATACAAATGTAAAACGATATTGAATCAATTAcctattttactgtattttaaacatACCAGTTGAGATAAACAATTCCAGCTGCATTTGTACATGAACATGAAGAGAGTTGCCCAAACattgtaatgtttattttctgaatGGTTGGTTGGTAGTGATGGAATAACATTAGTCCTGATAGAATAGTGAGAGCATTCCGAATTTATACAGCTTTTTTCTGGGGAAAGGGTTTACTATGATATGCAAGATTCATACAGGTGTCGATCCTCCTAAAAACCCGAGCTTTGAGTTGATGAGTTGCCATCATCTTTTGGGTATTAGTAGTTCTGTTCTGACTtagtacaaaatatttatacaagTCGTTATTGGTGATATTTCGAAACAAGTGATATCCGATTCCCAATTcgaattttaaaataatctttattcatttatatttttcttcagAAGACTCGATGAAGAAGTTTTTCTTTGTTTCCATCACCATTTACCTACCCTCTCGTAGAATAGAAAAGATTTCAACTGTTTCATTGACCAGTTTTCGATTTCAGCATCCATACTCTACATATGACTTAAACATTGCGCAATTTGATTGTGTTACTACTAGGAAGTTGTAGACACGCTAATGCTGTAATACAAAGAAGGATAACTCACATTTTCAAACAGGCCTATAGCCTGTGGTCATATATGgaaattgtatgtatataatttGCAAACAATTACGTGTATCTCAGACTTCTTAATAAATGGTATTATTACACTGAATTTgaatacggattactccgtataCCTGATTAAGACATCGGGCTTAAGGCTGTTGTGACTGGTCAACgagggattcttactcctcctaggcacctgatcccatctccaGTATgtccaaggatccgtgtttgcccaactccttattttgtattccttgtaggagttttgagattaattactgttcgtttacttgatcaagatataaagctCACGACGAGTGTGATCagtcaacatgggatgcttactcctcctagacacctgacctcacctctgctgtgtccaggggtctgtttttgtcttaattttatattcctattagagattatgaggttgatcacaaTTCATTATCCTCACTTTTTATCGGCGATTGTATCGACATTTTAGGATTTTTATTCCTTCCTGCCCATTCTTGTCttgatgaccccccccccccaaaaaaaaaccaaccccaAACCAACAACAACATTGTCATCTCAAATGCTTTGGACTTTGTCATTCTGGCATATTATTATACCCactttgaatttgaaaagaGGGAGCTTGTTGTTTTGCATCTACCGATctgtctgtagaccatgtgttgtccacgAAATATCTTTAGAATCATTTGTTTGACAAGCATCAAATTTGGTTCACTAGTATATTTTAAGTAGTagatgacccctcttgattttggggtcacatggtcaaaaggcAAAGGTCAATAtactctggacatagaaagatattgtctgctcaacacaaggtgaagataacgaacagtgatcaatctcataaatcccacaagcaatacaaaatagatggttgggcaaacacggacttctggacacaccagaggtgggatcaggtgcctaggaggagtaagcatcccctgttgaccggtcacacccgccgtgagccccatatcctgatcaggtaaacggagttatccgcagtcaaaatcagtgtgccaagaacggcttaacaatcggtatgaaacacgtcagacagcatttgacccaatgcgaagtTGTAcggacgaagtagatcgttataacgaccatagaatttgcgaaatgctgacttcaatcgagactgttgaaatccctgtaccataaa belongs to Ostrea edulis chromosome 7, xbOstEdul1.1, whole genome shotgun sequence and includes:
- the LOC125654185 gene encoding uncharacterized protein LOC125654185 isoform X3, which gives rise to MTSESVTQMMEKKVLKNVLYGTWTEDLRVECEKETVFVNPFTEIKNDGLTTENRNVSSHQETTFHNSQSSSEKRSSSNTDETSFSSVDYPSSVDENIKGDEGKPVDDSFDKNIDEVDYFDSDEEYMESHGHRFDEKDTVVYQEDTIKSMNGRYSEGMEQYHNLSIYKRSIQTFATDNHFEIHDVIPDGNCMFRALADQFMINGRTGYTAEKLRGVAINYLKEHPYNEEGHHIQSFLCMESWEDYLSRMSRTCEWSDHIILQAVTDAFNLEIVVFNVFQDDIRRTEVNPGKHTRVQGIQMFLGHIGEFHYLSLRPDHWKSSWPYKSILFRLIACSKHLPPRTRRQLIQNKIKDIGASAIVTEDEYLDLLQLQVGDESKTSTDQEKPSKGNQVHCSTIHGDHLLHFDKYCLDDLQLEETEDSLNSIFFDPLHIDAMTGVPLPHLSNILKQLFPLYMINPYVGARGPLSFPDFSIHYIGSFADGNNVVLKDISKSQTKRVFYNWDIQKETGEAVIIPRDKIVRHSDYTESSCVNIYADSTNTHPGYCQLKVPVAAAGMSVINVLQKGSQKFLKEIEVEIDVSLPKDVDIKHKGLFCDAFPPSTQEWKVRERKFTFPSRHLMRKILKMNCTLIKKAHPRSKEPDIEWKYNFSMAEHVIFTGGVTESQLHGFFVFKVLVDNATFHLTKQLKNKHLKAAYLYALEEIPCEAWETNFSGCILFVLSTLIKCLKAKFLPHYFISTSNLVDCFHAEEIEALCINVECIRAFPVTIIENIAENHGYSYAPKLIKMTFENCKTFVYNKDLASVCMDAFIPGTIGSVKTLTRLGFYRSAFQLLQYIHEQMLLMPMPDGGFSIPSFIEFFQMALNNIRQRSSRVILANLFDIRYQTNILNEYIDNGKTFAKDILPWKVNFQIGWTEIPIEKKTDFSSLADIFYRESLREYEKRNSTLATLTLETAILCIQKAIEMDTISTDEIQDKTLKEEILTQQDLVVMDLKRKLKLYYIHMYHVSGLYCAFAPLQNHMDDIENLCKELPEMTCFVALMFRYLYRRDKALEYEALGNSYLKQRKPVLREL